The following proteins are encoded in a genomic region of Thiomonas sp. X19:
- a CDS encoding AlpA family transcriptional regulator, translated as MPMHTQTASSNASTGTARGAARRAKLPEGFDPLMRFTAVCAATALSRTTIYKLVREGKFPMPLHLGQRGQGFEMAWPESEIRAWIDSRKAERDERARQLLASAAIADAQGV; from the coding sequence ATGCCAATGCATACCCAAACCGCCTCGTCGAATGCATCGACCGGCACCGCACGCGGCGCAGCGCGCCGGGCCAAGCTGCCCGAGGGTTTCGATCCGCTGATGCGCTTCACTGCTGTATGCGCAGCCACCGCCCTGAGCCGCACGACGATTTACAAGCTTGTACGCGAGGGCAAATTCCCCATGCCCCTGCACCTGGGGCAGCGCGGCCAAGGCTTCGAGATGGCCTGGCCGGAGTCGGAAATACGGGCCTGGATCGACTCCCGCAAGGCCGAGCGCGACGAACGCGCTCGCCAGTTGCTCGCGTCGGCAGCGATCGCTGACGCGCAGGGGGTGTGA
- a CDS encoding AlpA family transcriptional regulator, whose translation MTDKILVTAVEGAGMLSMGRSTFWRAVGAGVLPPPVRIGGLTRWRVADLMRAIDPASPPVSPSTAGAQRE comes from the coding sequence ATGACCGACAAGATTCTGGTCACTGCCGTGGAAGGCGCCGGCATGCTGTCGATGGGCCGTTCCACGTTCTGGCGCGCTGTCGGCGCCGGCGTGCTGCCCCCACCCGTGCGGATCGGCGGGCTCACCCGCTGGCGAGTGGCGGATCTGATGCGTGCCATCGATCCCGCCAGTCCGCCCGTCAGTCCATCGACTGCCGGCGCGCAGCGCGAATAG
- a CDS encoding AAA family ATPase, translated as MDKRVVFAVAGSGKTTSLVNELDLQKRVLLITYTENNCVEIRRRVIAKFGYIPENITVNTYFTFLSSFCYRPLLLEEMKTKGICFERPADHTSRLKLTNPARYVTSRGRVYHARMAKLLDVKGCITVLQRRIARYYDKVFVDEVQDFGGHDFNLLKQIVAADVEVLLVGDFFQHTYSTSVDGAVNKGLHDSYERFKVSLRGAGLTIDTTSLLNSHRCSSTVCEFIRTQIGVDIHPAIDRATSVSIVRDANTAAQLYASSDTVKLFFKEQEKYSCHSQTWGASKGQDHYQDVCVVMTMVAWRKYEEGGLASLAALSRNKLYVACSRARGDLHLMPESLLKRFIETAGVRHPVTA; from the coding sequence ATGGATAAACGAGTAGTTTTCGCGGTGGCGGGCTCGGGCAAGACCACCAGCTTGGTCAATGAGCTCGACCTCCAAAAGCGAGTGCTACTGATTACGTACACCGAAAACAACTGCGTGGAAATCCGTCGCCGGGTGATTGCGAAATTTGGCTACATCCCTGAGAACATCACGGTCAATACCTATTTCACTTTCTTGAGCTCGTTCTGCTATCGGCCGCTGCTGCTGGAAGAGATGAAGACGAAAGGCATTTGCTTCGAGCGGCCCGCTGATCACACCTCGCGGCTGAAGCTCACCAACCCGGCTCGCTACGTGACCTCAAGAGGTCGCGTCTATCACGCTCGCATGGCAAAGCTGCTCGACGTCAAAGGCTGTATAACTGTACTGCAACGCCGCATCGCGCGGTACTACGACAAGGTCTTTGTCGACGAGGTGCAGGACTTCGGAGGCCACGATTTCAATTTGCTAAAGCAGATCGTCGCAGCTGACGTGGAAGTTCTTCTAGTTGGAGATTTCTTCCAGCATACCTACTCAACAAGCGTTGACGGCGCCGTTAACAAGGGACTCCACGACAGCTACGAGCGCTTCAAAGTCAGCCTACGCGGTGCTGGGCTCACGATCGATACAACATCACTTCTGAACAGTCATCGCTGCAGCTCGACGGTCTGTGAGTTCATCAGGACACAAATTGGTGTGGACATTCATCCCGCGATAGATCGCGCCACGTCTGTGTCCATCGTCCGCGACGCGAACACGGCCGCACAGCTGTATGCCAGCAGCGACACCGTGAAGCTTTTCTTCAAGGAGCAAGAGAAGTACTCGTGCCATTCGCAAACGTGGGGTGCATCCAAGGGGCAGGATCACTATCAAGACGTCTGCGTTGTCATGACGATGGTGGCCTGGAGGAAATACGAAGAGGGAGGGCTTGCGAGCCTAGCCGCGCTGTCGAGAAACAAGCTGTACGTCGCCTGTTCGCGAGCCCGCGGGGACCTCCACCTTATGCCGGAGTCGCTGCTCAAGAGGTTCATTGAGACCGCTGGGGTGCGCCATCCGGTGACTGCGTGA